The segment AAGCAGAATTGTTTGTGCTTGCTCACTCATGCTGTTAACTATTCAAGATGCTTGTGTTCTTACTAAAGGCACTTGATAAGAGGTTCAAACTGATGCTCAGGGTTTTCAAGTGATCAATTCAAACTTCTCAGCTTCACTGTCAATAAAGCTTATCACGCACAATTTCTAACCTTTTGTCTTTAACTAACACTCTTGAATAAAGAAATGCAAGATCATAAGAATCTTCAACTAAGGACAAACTTCAGCAAATTCTTAAACGTACAAGACAAAGACCATCACTCGTATCTACATCATCTCTTTTTCTGAGGCAAGGTAAATGAATTTACGAAATGTAATTCAGAAGCTCTAGACCTGGTAAGCGAACACAACTGCACTACTATCGATCAAGCATTTTGAAGGCAGAGAAAGAATTGAGAAATACATACGCAAAGCACGTGAGCCTACCATTCAAGTCCACAGCAAAAGGCAGATGTAAAACTCAGCTGTTTGCCACAACCCAATACACTACCCCGGTAATTGTAGTCCCCCAACTCCTACCAGCTGGATCAAAATGCCATGACAGGaagaaagataatttgaaaCGTTTTTCCACATCATATGCATAACTGATAGGAACTAAGAGTAGATGGCATAAATTTTCTACGAACAGGCAGACTTCCTTGTCGTTTCAACCGCTCAAAGGAGTTTGACAAGGAGCTGTGAGATTATAAGTGCAatgatgaagataaaattatagGAAATAATCACAACAGACATCTGGAAGGAATGAAGAGGACATTTCAACGGGCCAAGCATGTTATGCAAATCATATGATAGAGGAACCCAGAGACGGTATGAAACATAATAGCATTATAAAAATTACAGGCAGTACAAAACTCCCAATTAAAGTGAAGAAATCGGCAAAAGGATGACCAaaataataaaccaaaaaattcaaaatgaaactaGAGATTTTACTAGGCCTCAATTCCTATATAATTTACTGGAAAGTCATCAAAAGAAGAGACCCACTGCAAAAGCCAACAATGGCTTCACTTACATTCCACACCTGCTTCAGCAGCACGACGAGGCTTGCTTTTCCGCCTACTTCCATTATGACGAAAACCATTAGACTTGGTTGAGTCATCAGTACTTGATCTGGTTCCAACACCGTTTTCTTCCTTTACTGAATCTGGTTTCTCCCTTGCCTGTGAATATCGCTTCCTCTTCTTTCCATTTTCTGCTGCTGTTGGACTTTTTGAATCTTTGCTTGTGATGTCAGTTTTTCCTTTCTCTacatcttcatcttcaattttttcaactTCCTCCTCATCGATGTCATCTTTCAGCGGTTTTTGTGGCCTTCCCCTTCTCTTCTGTGCTGGAATTTTCTCTTCCTCGCCACTTCCAGTATCATCATGATTGCTAACAGTcaacttctttccttttcctctgcCTCTACCCATAATTCTATAACTCCGCGAAAGAAAAACTCATGCAGATGAAGAATATTTCTGTCAAATCAAAGAAACAAGAGTTaagcttttaaaaaagaaatttcaatggCAAGAAGCACACCCATGGTTTCACAACAGTGAACCATCTGAGCAGAGTTCATGTATCATGCCAGCCAACCAGAAACATGCATTACAAAGCTTATAGAGATTTCTATTCTATGATCAGTGGTGCTTCATAAAATGAATAATTTCAAGACTAACCAGCCCAACTCCACTGCTAACATTAACATAAAACCTTGCGTCTGAATCCAGACATGTTTCAAAGATGACTTCACACTACCttccaattaattaaataataaatgcaTGACATCATTTATAGGATTCCAAATGCTTACATGGTTTCACTTATCTTATATTCATAACTTAGTGCAATAGCTCCCTTCCCTTTAATGACCTATTATACACGCATAATGGATTACACAAAGAGGCCATATGCCATTTTCTCGGCTCGAAAACCCCAAACAAGAACAGAACTACAGATATGAAGCTGATGACTCATTTCATGTTAAGAACATAGTCTTTACCCCCTATTTGGTTGCAAATACAATACAAAGGACCAACACAATCACAAAGGTTTTTCCTATCAAATGTGTGCTTGAAAGTTAAAATACTCAACTTCTAAAAGATCATCACTTTATCAGAATCAAGGgagtaaaaacatagttttccATGCCCATTAACAATAAGTCATGTGACTTGctcttttttcatatatttccaCTACAGCTAAATGCAGAATGAGGAACATCCATTTCTATATCCTCATCAAAGCAAACAGAACCTGAGGTATTTTAGACAAAAGGATTGAAACAGATATCACATAGCTTCCAATAGCCAGAAacataataacataaataacaGTGAAAGTGAAATCAAGAAGAGAAGGCACATCTATATACCAATAACTCAAAATTAAGGGTCACTAATTTGATATCTTGAAAACTGATGAATCAAAGAGTCCAGACTcacaatactttaaaaaatcgCACAAAATCTCCTTAAACCAGTTCAAAGCAAGATCcatgaaaagcataaaaatcTCAACTTTCACAATATATAGACATAGTAGAGCTAAATTAATCATCAAAAACAATCTCAAGTAGCTCCTCAAAAGCCACAaacatcaaaaactaaaaaaccaatacaaatacacaacaaaacatcaaaaatatctCAAAAACAGAACGGCTAAATGAAACCAACCTGATATTGAGCAAACCTTATTTGCAACTTCAACAAGAAACCCATTACTTTGAATTTGTTAAAGAAAGCAAAAGGCACTCAAAAAGACCAAAACCCAGATAGGTCTTCCTCTTATAGTGACAAAAGCAAAGATTTTTAACACTAAACTATGATCTAAAGAAGAAACACTTGATGCCCAGATCAAGAAACATTGAGATTCCAAaatctgaaaaaagaaaactaagtaCAACTACAAAACATGACCGAAATGAAACACCAAGAGATGGAGGAAGAGACAGAGAGAAGAGTTGATAGATATACGTTGATTGGTTAGTCTATGTGTGTGACTCTCTGTATACTTTGCTGTGATGTAATCTCTCTGTGGGAGTAGGGAGGTGAGTGTAAGGAAAAATGAATTGGAAGGGTATTATGGTAAATGTGGGTCCAGTGTTTACTATGTTAGTTAGTGGACATacttttattaacttcaaactTCTTCTGTCTGATGTTttattcaaacttcaaaaacatGGAGCTCTTGTCTGCCTTGTTTCAAAACGTGAACAGGCGGGCAGGTCGATCCATCTTAGATTAgttcagattaaaaaaatagaaaaacaaaatagttcaTCCGGTTAAAATCTTGGGGTAGATTCTGTGTCATGAGTTCATCCGGTTAAAACTATGCTTATCTATGctatatatctttcttttttttaatgtttgcaAGATTTAGAGATCACCCATAACACGAA is part of the Populus nigra chromosome 8, ddPopNigr1.1, whole genome shotgun sequence genome and harbors:
- the LOC133700377 gene encoding uncharacterized protein LOC133700377: MGRGRGKGKKLTVSNHDDTGSGEEEKIPAQKRRGRPQKPLKDDIDEEEVEKIEDEDVEKGKTDITSKDSKSPTAAENGKKRKRYSQAREKPDSVKEENGVGTRSSTDDSTKSNGFRHNGSRRKSKPRRAAEAGVECK